In Acidobacteriota bacterium, the following are encoded in one genomic region:
- the selB gene encoding selenocysteine-specific translation elongation factor produces MLRVIVGTAGHIDHGKTELVRALTGVDCDRWAEEKERGITIDLGFAHLAEEDLQVGFIDVPGHQRFLHNALAGLGGIRILLLVVAADEGVMPQTREHIAICSLLAIPSALVVLTKKDLAPDDVLELAELELQELLEDTPFADAPVHQVSSLTGEGIAELRQAILDLGRRQAVQVADHDPARLPIDRAFHLKGLGVIATGTLASGQVRPGDALELMPSGQAVRVRSVQVHGQAREVAAAGERTSLQLTGVDLDELSRGLQLTTPGIFEGSRILAARLRLLPDAPDAIEGTTPIRLHLYSSEVIGRLRPLDGKALEPGEEGLVELRLAAPVNAIRGDRFIIRRPSPLTTLGGGDILDPRWRRRRKAEIAASLEGLVGDRASAIESWARGERERGIATEQISRRLGVPASAVVAELRQLAEQERLIEVPNSSDLWLDPACIAGVETRARKVLAAYFAKDRLARGIPKAEAIRRILPASPPPLVQYLLDLLTERNIVEVDGRLLRQPGRRVELAGAEAEIAARLVEEAEAAGLAANSAEGLALIVGGAGEAFDAALRFVIDEGQVVRLPGGLIVAEKTLEALRQDLAASGWERFSVPDFKDRFDLTRKLALPLLEHLDSSGFTRRVGDERILVSSP; encoded by the coding sequence ATGCTGCGCGTCATCGTCGGCACCGCCGGCCATATCGACCACGGCAAGACCGAGCTGGTGCGTGCCCTCACCGGCGTCGACTGCGACCGCTGGGCCGAGGAGAAGGAGCGCGGCATCACCATCGACCTCGGCTTCGCCCACCTCGCCGAGGAGGATCTCCAGGTGGGGTTCATCGACGTCCCCGGACATCAGCGTTTTCTGCACAACGCCTTGGCCGGCCTGGGCGGAATTCGCATCCTGCTGCTGGTGGTGGCGGCGGACGAAGGGGTGATGCCCCAGACCCGCGAGCACATTGCCATCTGCTCGCTGCTCGCCATCCCCTCCGCCCTGGTGGTCCTGACCAAAAAAGACCTGGCGCCGGACGATGTGCTGGAGCTCGCCGAGCTCGAGCTGCAAGAGCTGCTCGAGGACACCCCCTTCGCCGACGCGCCGGTGCACCAGGTGTCGAGCCTCACCGGAGAGGGCATCGCCGAGCTGCGTCAGGCGATTCTCGACCTCGGGCGCCGGCAGGCGGTACAGGTGGCGGATCACGACCCCGCCCGCCTGCCGATCGATCGCGCCTTCCATCTCAAGGGTCTGGGGGTGATCGCCACCGGCACCCTGGCGAGCGGCCAGGTCCGTCCCGGCGACGCGCTCGAGCTGATGCCCTCCGGGCAGGCGGTGCGGGTGCGCAGCGTCCAGGTCCACGGCCAGGCGCGCGAGGTCGCCGCCGCCGGCGAGCGCACCTCCCTGCAGCTCACCGGCGTCGACCTCGACGAGCTCTCCCGCGGCCTACAGCTGACCACCCCCGGAATCTTCGAGGGCAGTCGCATCCTGGCGGCCCGCCTGCGCCTGCTGCCGGACGCCCCGGACGCCATCGAAGGCACCACGCCGATCCGTCTCCACCTCTACTCGAGCGAGGTCATCGGCCGCCTGCGCCCGCTCGACGGCAAGGCCCTGGAGCCGGGAGAGGAGGGCCTGGTGGAGCTTCGCCTGGCGGCCCCGGTCAACGCCATCCGCGGCGACCGCTTCATCATCCGGCGCCCCTCGCCGCTCACCACCCTCGGAGGCGGTGACATCCTCGACCCGCGCTGGCGGCGGCGCCGCAAGGCCGAGATCGCCGCCAGCCTGGAAGGCCTGGTGGGAGATCGCGCCAGCGCCATCGAGAGCTGGGCCCGCGGTGAGCGCGAGCGCGGCATCGCCACCGAGCAGATCTCTCGACGCCTCGGAGTCCCGGCCTCGGCGGTGGTCGCCGAGCTGCGCCAGCTAGCCGAGCAGGAGCGCCTGATCGAGGTTCCCAACAGCAGCGACCTGTGGCTCGACCCCGCCTGCATCGCGGGCGTCGAGACGCGGGCCCGCAAAGTCCTCGCGGCCTACTTCGCGAAAGATCGTCTGGCCCGCGGCATCCCGAAGGCGGAGGCCATCCGGCGCATCTTGCCGGCCTCGCCACCGCCGCTGGTGCAGTACCTTCTAGACCTCCTGACGGAGCGCAACATCGTGGAAGTCGATGGCCGCTTGCTGCGCCAGCCGGGCCGCCGCGTCGAGCTTGCGGGAGCCGAAGCCGAGATCGCCGCGCGGCTGGTCGAGGAGGCCGAGGCGGCCGGACTGGCGGCAAACAGCGCCGAGGGACTGGCGCTGATCGTCGGCGGCGCCGGCGAGGCCTTCGACGCGGCCCTGCGCTTCGTCATCGACGAAGGCCAGGTGGTGCGCCTGCCGGGAGGCCTGATCGTCGCCGAGAAGACCCTCGAGGCATTGCGCCAAGATCTCGCCGCCAGCGGCTGGGAGCGCTTCTCGGTGCCCGACTTCAAAGACCGCTTCGACCTCACCCGCAAGCTCGCCCTGCCGCTCCTCGAGCACCTCGACTCCAGCGGCTTCACCCGCCGCGTCGGCGACGAGCGGATCCTGGTGAGCTCTCCTTAA
- the selA gene encoding L-seryl-tRNA(Sec) selenium transferase, with protein sequence MTEENLLRAIPPVDQLLASAAVGRLLEDHPRREVVGQTRHLLDRLRQAVRAGEAGPEDLAPEAIAARLAEALEKRARPYYSAVINATGVILHTGLGRAPLAPAVAQRLAAVGPGAQRLEIDPQSGERGGRDEGCGRLVRELTGCEAATVVNNNAAATLIILAALARGRGVLLSRGEMVEIGGSYRIPDIMEESGARLVDIGTTNRTHARDYRQAIDENTAMILKVHTSNYRVEGFTKEVEIEELAAIGREHGIPVVHDLGSGSLIDLGPLGRPGEPPVARSIAAGADLVCFSGDKLVGGPQAGIIAGRREAVERCRRHPLFRAFRPGRLIYSALEATLQLYRGGPEAAIDALPVLRRLLADREQLEERARALAAELQELPAIHCEAVPSRAQAGSGSMPTLDFASWAVRLTPSRETASSLAARLRTGDPAIFGRVSDDALLLDLTTLAADEIAPLVAACRAL encoded by the coding sequence ATGACCGAAGAGAACCTGCTGAGGGCGATTCCGCCCGTCGACCAACTGCTCGCCAGCGCCGCCGTCGGCCGCCTTCTCGAGGACCATCCGCGACGCGAGGTGGTGGGCCAAACGCGCCACCTGCTGGACCGCCTGCGGCAGGCCGTCAGAGCCGGCGAAGCGGGACCCGAAGACCTCGCCCCGGAAGCCATCGCGGCACGCTTGGCGGAAGCCCTCGAGAAGCGCGCCCGGCCCTACTACTCGGCGGTGATCAACGCCACCGGGGTGATCCTCCACACCGGCCTCGGCCGCGCCCCCCTGGCGCCCGCCGTGGCCCAACGGCTGGCCGCCGTCGGTCCCGGTGCGCAACGGCTCGAGATCGACCCGCAGAGCGGCGAGCGCGGCGGCCGCGACGAGGGCTGCGGCCGCCTGGTGCGCGAGCTCACCGGCTGCGAAGCGGCCACCGTGGTCAACAACAACGCCGCCGCCACACTGATCATCCTGGCGGCCCTGGCGCGGGGTCGCGGCGTGCTGCTGTCGCGCGGTGAGATGGTCGAGATCGGCGGCTCCTATCGCATCCCCGACATCATGGAGGAGAGCGGGGCGCGGTTGGTCGACATCGGCACGACCAATCGCACCCATGCCCGCGACTATCGTCAGGCGATCGACGAAAACACCGCCATGATCCTCAAGGTTCACACCTCGAACTATCGCGTCGAGGGCTTCACCAAGGAGGTCGAGATCGAAGAGCTGGCGGCGATCGGCCGCGAGCACGGCATCCCGGTGGTCCACGACCTCGGATCCGGCTCCCTCATCGACCTCGGCCCCCTCGGTCGCCCCGGCGAGCCGCCGGTGGCGCGCTCCATCGCCGCCGGCGCCGACCTGGTCTGCTTCAGCGGCGACAAGCTGGTGGGCGGTCCCCAGGCCGGCATCATCGCCGGCCGACGCGAGGCGGTGGAGCGCTGCCGGCGCCACCCGCTGTTCCGCGCCTTCCGCCCGGGGCGGCTGATCTACAGCGCCCTCGAAGCCACCCTGCAGCTCTACCGCGGCGGGCCCGAAGCGGCGATCGACGCGCTACCGGTGCTGCGCCGCCTGTTGGCCGATCGCGAGCAGCTCGAAGAGCGTGCCCGAGCCCTCGCTGCCGAGCTCCAGGAGCTGCCGGCGATCCACTGCGAAGCGGTTCCCAGCCGGGCCCAGGCCGGCAGCGGCTCGATGCCGACCCTCGACTTCGCGAGCTGGGCGGTGCGCTTGACCCCGAGCCGGGAGACCGCGAGCTCGCTGGCGGCGCGCCTGCGCACCGGTGATCCAGCAATCTTCGGCCGGGTTTCGGACGACGCCCTGCTCCTCGACCTCACCACCCTGGCGGCCGACGAGATCGCGCCCCTGGTGGCCGCATGCCGCGCCCTATGA
- a CDS encoding nuclear transport factor 2 family protein produces the protein MLKERKAGRDALLLSVLAFALIALGVTPAIADAGASKSLVEWDAEASEELEHAYHMLHDSWNKLDVAALQNMLIGDDVLATFDMDPDTHQPIKLNSKADMDDFTSRVISGFKAENIKVNAKHPMIKCRASNGIGICTEECTIHLSMPNGESAVELLRASAVAVKHVDGWKFIQWHMSQAGPLETFDANGNRVAK, from the coding sequence ATGCTGAAAGAGCGGAAAGCCGGTAGAGACGCCTTGCTGTTGAGCGTCCTCGCTTTCGCGTTGATCGCCCTCGGGGTCACCCCGGCGATCGCCGATGCCGGTGCCAGCAAGTCGCTGGTCGAGTGGGACGCCGAGGCGTCTGAAGAGCTGGAGCACGCCTACCACATGCTTCACGATTCCTGGAACAAGCTGGATGTGGCGGCGCTCCAGAACATGTTGATCGGCGACGACGTGCTCGCGACCTTCGACATGGATCCGGACACCCATCAGCCCATCAAGCTGAACTCCAAGGCCGACATGGACGACTTCACCTCGCGGGTGATCTCCGGCTTCAAGGCCGAGAACATCAAGGTGAATGCCAAGCACCCGATGATCAAGTGCCGCGCCTCCAATGGCATCGGCATCTGCACCGAGGAGTGCACGATCCACCTCTCGATGCCGAATGGCGAGAGCGCGGTCGAGCTGCTTCGGGCCTCCGCCGTCGCCGTCAAGCACGTCGATGGCTGGAAGTTCATCCAGTGGCACATGTCCCAGGCCGGTCCGCTCGAGACCTTCGACGCCAACGGCAATCGGGTCGCGAAGTAG
- a CDS encoding glutaminyl-peptide cyclotransferase, which produces MRRVGLKVFCILALVAALGLLLMTHGALQDSPGTRTTLRDTPAPLENLSGLGWDGEALWMTVDGGGGIHRVDPHSWEVLHRFDFAIEKTGGITWDGTHLWQLAYEVQKIFRLDPESGEILEEFPTPGEGMCAGLTYDGESLWASNFSDKKFYRLDPDDGGRVIESIGGYFEATGLAWDGEYLWNGLLVGTESFGQDPPYTGFVQQRDTETGETLSVYHVPGVGAGAAAWVPGQAEAASRYWWYDYFHNRIVEVRRERDPLLGLRTWAALAFLLAAVAAVAALRV; this is translated from the coding sequence ATGCGACGAGTCGGTCTCAAGGTGTTTTGTATTTTGGCGTTGGTGGCGGCTCTCGGGCTGCTGCTCATGACCCACGGGGCGTTGCAGGACAGCCCCGGAACGCGCACGACGCTGCGCGATACTCCTGCCCCCCTCGAGAACCTCTCGGGCCTGGGCTGGGACGGCGAGGCTCTGTGGATGACCGTCGATGGTGGCGGGGGCATCCATCGCGTCGATCCCCACAGCTGGGAGGTGCTGCACCGCTTCGATTTCGCGATCGAGAAGACCGGTGGCATCACCTGGGACGGCACCCATCTCTGGCAGCTCGCCTACGAAGTCCAGAAGATCTTCCGCCTCGACCCCGAGAGCGGCGAAATCCTCGAAGAGTTCCCGACACCGGGCGAGGGCATGTGCGCCGGGCTCACCTATGACGGCGAATCGCTGTGGGCCTCGAACTTCAGCGACAAGAAGTTCTATCGCCTCGACCCCGACGACGGTGGGCGGGTGATCGAGTCCATCGGCGGCTACTTCGAAGCCACCGGGCTGGCCTGGGACGGCGAGTACCTGTGGAACGGCCTGCTGGTGGGCACCGAAAGCTTCGGTCAAGATCCGCCGTACACCGGTTTCGTTCAGCAGCGCGATACAGAGACCGGCGAGACCCTCTCCGTCTACCACGTGCCCGGGGTCGGCGCCGGCGCCGCCGCCTGGGTGCCGGGCCAGGCCGAGGCCGCCAGTCGCTACTGGTGGTACGACTACTTCCACAACCGCATCGTCGAGGTGCGTCGGGAACGCGACCCCCTGTTGGGCTTGCGGACCTGGGCCGCCCTCGCTTTCTTGCTCGCCGCCGTGGCCGCGGTGGCGGCGCTCCGGGTCTAG